A genomic segment from Falsibacillus pallidus encodes:
- a CDS encoding manganese-dependent inorganic pyrophosphatase — MEKVLIFGHKNPDTDTICSAIAYADLKKELGFDAEPVRLGQINGETEYALNQFNAEVPRLVETVANEVKTVILVDHNERQQSVSDIEEVRVAEVIDHHRIANFETSDPLYYRCEPVGCTATILNKMYKENGVSIKKEIAGLMLSAIISDSLLFKSPTCTDQDVAAAKELAEIAGVDAEQYGLEMLKAGADLSDKTVHDLITLDAKEFSMGDSKVEIAQVNAVDTAEVFERKAEIEGALEYVINEKGLDLFLFVVTDILTNDSVALALGEKASAIEKAYNVKLEDNTAVLKGVVSRKKQIVPVLTEAFTK, encoded by the coding sequence ATGGAAAAAGTACTTATTTTTGGACACAAAAACCCGGATACAGATACGATTTGTTCTGCGATTGCCTATGCAGACCTAAAAAAAGAATTAGGATTTGATGCTGAACCTGTAAGACTCGGCCAAATCAACGGCGAAACGGAATATGCATTGAATCAATTCAACGCTGAAGTGCCGCGCCTTGTAGAAACGGTCGCGAACGAAGTGAAAACAGTCATTCTTGTCGACCACAATGAACGCCAGCAAAGTGTCAGCGATATTGAAGAAGTACGTGTAGCAGAAGTAATCGACCACCACCGCATCGCCAACTTCGAAACGAGCGATCCTTTGTACTATCGCTGCGAACCGGTTGGATGTACGGCAACCATTTTAAATAAAATGTACAAAGAAAATGGTGTATCCATTAAAAAGGAAATTGCAGGATTGATGCTTTCAGCGATCATTTCTGATTCTCTTTTATTCAAGTCCCCAACATGCACAGATCAAGATGTTGCGGCAGCAAAAGAATTGGCTGAAATCGCAGGGGTTGATGCAGAACAGTATGGCCTTGAAATGCTTAAAGCCGGTGCTGACTTAAGCGATAAAACCGTACACGATTTGATCACGCTTGATGCCAAGGAATTTTCTATGGGTGATTCAAAAGTTGAAATCGCACAGGTGAATGCAGTAGATACTGCAGAAGTGTTTGAGCGTAAAGCGGAAATTGAAGGTGCATTGGAATATGTCATCAATGAAAAAGGATTAGATCTGTTCTTATTTGTTGTGACTGACATTTTGACTAACGATTCTGTCGCATTGGCACTGGGTGAAAAAGCAAGTGCGATTGAAAAAGCTTACAATGTTAAATTAGAAGACAACACGGCTGTACTGAAAGGCGTTGTTTCCCGCAAGAAACAAATCGTGCCGGTACTTACTGAAGCATTTACAAAATAA
- a CDS encoding sigma-70 family RNA polymerase sigma factor codes for MKKNDCRQSNSSGEGELNKEALIHEWMELYTKNVYLLAYSIVKDKDLAEDISQEVFLKCYRYMDRFRNDSSIKTWIYRITVNTSKDYIRKKGFSLLQFPLTLLDTFKKSASSEVEVLKMDEKERLLQLVLSLPQKYREVIILHYFQDLKIIEAADALQLNENTVKTRLARGRALLRDKIELQEGDVLNGS; via the coding sequence ATGAAAAAAAACGATTGCCGGCAATCGAATTCCTCTGGAGAAGGAGAATTGAACAAAGAGGCTCTGATCCATGAATGGATGGAACTCTACACTAAAAATGTGTATTTATTAGCTTATTCAATTGTTAAGGACAAAGATTTAGCCGAGGACATCTCTCAGGAAGTTTTTTTGAAATGCTACCGCTATATGGACCGATTCAGAAATGACTCTTCTATTAAAACCTGGATTTATCGAATTACTGTCAATACCTCGAAAGATTATATCAGAAAGAAAGGCTTCAGCCTGCTGCAATTTCCTCTTACACTATTGGATACCTTTAAAAAGAGTGCAAGTTCCGAGGTTGAAGTGCTGAAAATGGATGAAAAAGAAAGACTGCTTCAGTTAGTATTGTCACTTCCGCAAAAATATAGGGAAGTGATCATTCTTCATTATTTTCAGGACCTTAAAATCATTGAAGCAGCAGATGCCCTTCAATTGAATGAAAATACAGTAAAAACAAGGCTGGCCAGAGGAAGGGCTCTTCTGAGAGACAAAATAGAACTCCAGGAAGGGGATGTGCTTAATGGATCGTGA
- a CDS encoding DUF4030 domain-containing protein — translation MDRELSEVKKHFEEHYFDEEIARRVKGNVHLKLKSDKKKDRRFIKRITFISSAAVLLIGLFIGSAFVSPAVEHVAAKIPYLKLIFKSQMSISERIYEELKGAGYDIEGAGVSFVPKKTVSVTVGGTEQYYSSVKGDIEKKTKEILDSWQYDAYKIQVAKAPAETKVDERNPSRPELAMDAIVKKLESEKLSFRTMGTNEKEKEVEIELPDTDSVEQREKIKAAAAEALKENGLEDIHIKIRLAKMKFVVMEQRWQPIISAIAEGLMSKSEYKVKGVGYSFHPLPLTITIKTSVDSKSPEANRLAEKIENEVKELIHSDAAKTAVKDDPYRLIIYSKDKKELNNR, via the coding sequence ATGGATCGTGAGTTGAGTGAAGTAAAAAAGCACTTCGAAGAGCATTATTTCGATGAAGAAATTGCTAGGCGAGTCAAAGGGAATGTCCATTTGAAATTGAAATCAGATAAAAAGAAGGATAGGCGTTTTATTAAGAGAATTACCTTCATTAGTTCCGCAGCGGTCTTATTGATCGGGTTATTTATTGGATCCGCATTTGTGTCGCCGGCTGTGGAACATGTTGCTGCCAAGATTCCCTATCTGAAATTGATATTTAAATCACAAATGTCAATCTCAGAAAGAATCTACGAGGAGCTGAAGGGTGCCGGATATGATATTGAGGGAGCCGGTGTGAGTTTTGTCCCTAAAAAAACAGTATCAGTTACAGTTGGGGGAACGGAACAATATTACTCGAGTGTTAAAGGTGATATTGAGAAAAAAACAAAGGAAATACTGGACAGCTGGCAATATGATGCATATAAAATCCAAGTGGCAAAAGCACCTGCAGAAACAAAAGTAGATGAAAGAAATCCAAGCAGGCCGGAACTGGCTATGGATGCGATTGTGAAAAAGCTTGAGAGTGAAAAGCTTTCTTTCAGGACAATGGGCACAAATGAAAAGGAGAAGGAAGTAGAAATTGAGCTTCCCGATACGGACAGTGTTGAACAAAGGGAAAAGATCAAAGCTGCAGCTGCCGAAGCATTAAAAGAAAACGGGCTTGAGGATATTCATATTAAGATCCGTCTGGCCAAAATGAAATTTGTTGTGATGGAACAAAGGTGGCAGCCAATCATTTCTGCGATTGCAGAAGGATTGATGAGCAAAAGTGAATATAAGGTAAAAGGTGTGGGGTATTCCTTCCATCCACTTCCCTTGACTATCACCATTAAAACAAGCGTCGATTCAAAATCTCCAGAAGCCAACCGACTGGCGGAGAAAATAGAGAACGAAGTGAAGGAATTAATTCATTCTGATGCAGCAAAGACGGCGGTTAAAGATGATCCTTATCGATTGATCATTTACAGTAAAGATAAAAAGGAATTGAATAATCGTTAA
- a CDS encoding potassium/proton antiporter: MNFAVESTILVMALLLITGVFTAKFSSRLGLPSLVFFILVGMLLNRYIYFDNAILTQFIGTLALIVILFEGGFKTKSSHIKKIYKPALSLATLGVIGTTAVIGTAAKYILGLNWSESMLFGAIVGSTDAAAVFAVLGNKNIKTKLTSTLEAESGTNDPMAIFLTVSLLELIQEPDTSIPGLIFSFVWEMSAGLILGYLLGKLAVWIINKISLDSSGLYPVLSIALAVFTFGAATLFHASGLLAVYVMALVVGNADLTYRHTILRFNEGFAWMSQIVMFMLLGLLVFPDQLVLISWQGIALSLIAILLARPFGVFLSLMFAKYSVNEKIFISWAGLKGAVPIVIATYPLVAGIENGRLLFNAVFFVVLTSALIQGASISKLAAILKFSGGEKKETAHTLELISIGKTNNEIIEVSIEEDALIAGEEIRCVDLPDNTLITAVVRQDRLITPVGNTVLLPKDSLYILVHKAKREEVKRILKQKREISDSDGGPDPIMEVEKDGSI, from the coding sequence ATGAATTTTGCTGTAGAAAGTACGATTTTAGTAATGGCCCTTCTTCTAATTACCGGAGTATTTACTGCGAAGTTTTCTTCCAGATTAGGTTTGCCCTCACTAGTATTTTTCATCTTGGTTGGAATGCTTCTAAACCGATATATCTATTTCGATAATGCCATCTTAACTCAATTCATCGGAACGCTGGCTTTAATCGTCATTCTTTTCGAAGGCGGCTTCAAAACAAAATCATCCCATATTAAAAAAATCTATAAACCAGCTCTTTCATTGGCGACTCTCGGCGTCATAGGCACTACTGCTGTCATTGGGACTGCTGCCAAATACATATTGGGCCTGAATTGGTCAGAAAGCATGCTGTTCGGTGCCATTGTCGGCTCAACAGATGCAGCTGCCGTTTTTGCTGTTCTTGGTAATAAAAACATTAAAACAAAACTGACTTCCACGCTGGAAGCTGAATCTGGCACTAATGATCCCATGGCTATTTTTTTGACAGTTTCACTTTTGGAACTTATTCAGGAACCGGATACATCCATTCCTGGGCTTATCTTCAGTTTCGTATGGGAAATGTCTGCCGGGTTGATTTTAGGCTATCTCTTAGGAAAGCTTGCTGTTTGGATCATTAACAAAATCAGCCTCGATTCCTCTGGATTGTATCCCGTATTATCTATTGCGCTCGCTGTCTTTACGTTTGGTGCTGCAACCCTTTTCCACGCAAGCGGCCTCCTGGCTGTATATGTCATGGCACTAGTTGTGGGGAACGCAGATCTCACATACCGGCATACCATTTTGCGTTTTAATGAAGGGTTCGCTTGGATGAGCCAGATTGTCATGTTCATGCTTCTTGGCTTACTAGTATTTCCAGATCAGCTTGTCCTGATTTCTTGGCAGGGAATTGCTTTATCCCTGATTGCCATATTATTGGCAAGGCCATTTGGAGTTTTTCTCAGTCTGATGTTCGCCAAATATAGTGTCAATGAGAAGATTTTCATCTCCTGGGCCGGTCTGAAAGGGGCTGTCCCGATTGTTATCGCTACCTATCCGTTGGTGGCAGGCATTGAAAATGGGAGGCTGCTTTTTAACGCGGTATTCTTCGTCGTATTGACCTCTGCCCTTATTCAGGGTGCAAGCATCTCTAAATTAGCTGCCATTTTAAAATTTTCGGGCGGAGAGAAAAAAGAAACGGCACATACGCTCGAATTAATTTCGATTGGAAAAACAAACAATGAAATCATTGAAGTATCGATTGAAGAAGATGCCCTTATCGCTGGGGAAGAAATCCGCTGCGTGGATTTACCGGACAACACGCTGATCACTGCTGTGGTTCGGCAAGATAGATTAATTACTCCTGTAGGGAACACGGTTCTCTTGCCAAAGGATTCCCTCTATATCCTGGTACATAAAGCGAAGCGAGAAGAAGTAAAGCGCATCCTCAAACAAAAGCGGGAGATATCAGATAGTGATGGTGGTCCAGATCCTATCATGGAAGTAGAGAAGGACGGAAGCATTTAG
- the aspS gene encoding aspartate--tRNA(Asn) ligase, with amino-acid sequence MEKGNRVLAFECGNYIGQTIILKGWVHRVRHLKSVSFIILKDRTGYIQCVLENQFAGMKIENESAIVIKGIAAATGQQQNGVEIIVEDISILSKSETLPFEVNKKELDANLDLILNHRLISMRNERTQAIFKIQSAITGAFQEFMRRNGFMQMFTPKLVAQGAEGGANVFKLDYFGKEAFLAQSPQLYKQMMVAAGYERVYEIAPVFRAEQHNSSRHLNEYTSLDAEMGFIEGFEEIMEMENEALVHIFQYLKETCGNELAALECEVPDLGEFPRITLEQAHEILQESFGKSSPEGDLDGEGELLICKYVQETYESPFVFITHYPVETRPMYTMPDLEQPGKTKSFDLLFRGTEITSGGQRIHEYELLEKSLEEKGLNPLEFESYLNTFKYGAPPHGGFAIGLERLTAKLLGLNNVREASAFPRDCDRLVP; translated from the coding sequence ATGGAAAAAGGAAATCGTGTACTTGCTTTCGAATGTGGAAATTACATTGGACAAACGATCATACTGAAAGGATGGGTTCATCGGGTCAGGCATTTGAAGAGTGTCAGCTTCATTATCCTGAAAGACCGGACAGGATATATACAATGTGTCCTTGAAAATCAATTTGCTGGGATGAAGATTGAAAATGAATCAGCGATTGTCATTAAGGGGATTGCCGCTGCAACTGGCCAACAGCAAAATGGGGTTGAAATAATTGTTGAGGATATCAGCATTCTTTCAAAATCGGAGACTTTGCCATTTGAAGTCAATAAAAAAGAGTTGGATGCAAATTTAGACCTCATCCTTAATCATCGGTTGATTTCAATGAGGAATGAAAGGACGCAAGCCATTTTTAAAATTCAATCGGCCATAACTGGGGCATTCCAGGAATTTATGAGGCGTAATGGATTCATGCAAATGTTCACCCCGAAACTGGTGGCACAGGGCGCTGAAGGAGGAGCGAATGTTTTCAAACTGGACTACTTTGGCAAGGAAGCATTTTTGGCTCAATCCCCGCAATTATATAAACAAATGATGGTTGCTGCTGGGTACGAAAGGGTTTATGAAATTGCTCCAGTCTTCCGTGCAGAACAGCATAATTCATCACGCCATTTGAATGAATACACTTCACTTGATGCAGAGATGGGTTTCATTGAAGGGTTTGAAGAGATCATGGAGATGGAAAACGAAGCACTGGTTCATATTTTTCAGTATTTGAAGGAAACGTGCGGAAATGAACTTGCTGCATTGGAATGTGAAGTCCCTGATCTGGGGGAATTTCCGCGGATTACACTCGAACAAGCACATGAGATCCTTCAAGAATCATTTGGAAAATCATCGCCTGAAGGAGACCTGGATGGAGAAGGGGAACTGCTCATATGCAAATATGTTCAAGAAACATATGAATCACCATTTGTCTTTATTACCCATTATCCAGTGGAAACCCGTCCGATGTACACCATGCCGGATCTCGAACAGCCCGGAAAAACGAAGTCATTTGACTTATTGTTCCGGGGAACGGAAATCACTTCAGGCGGGCAAAGGATTCATGAGTATGAATTGCTGGAGAAGTCTTTAGAAGAAAAGGGACTGAATCCTTTAGAATTTGAGAGCTACTTAAATACTTTTAAGTATGGTGCTCCACCGCATGGAGGGTTTGCAATTGGGTTGGAACGATTGACTGCAAAGCTTTTAGGGCTGAACAATGTGAGGGAAGCGTCGGCATTTCCAAGGGACTGCGACCGGCTGGTTCCGTAA
- a CDS encoding GntR family transcriptional regulator codes for MLELDLRSRKPIYEQLVEKLKELIINEVLKADEQLPSVRSLASDLTINPNTIQKAYRELESQGYIYSVKGRGSFVTPSEEVQDSEKLKKVKKDLRKMISEALYLGMSVDELICLIKEIEPAVGGGISNDKNE; via the coding sequence ATGCTTGAGTTGGATTTAAGAAGCAGAAAGCCGATTTATGAACAGCTTGTTGAGAAACTGAAAGAACTGATCATCAATGAAGTGCTGAAGGCTGATGAGCAGCTTCCATCAGTACGTTCATTGGCAAGCGATTTGACGATTAATCCGAATACAATACAAAAGGCTTACAGAGAGCTGGAATCACAGGGATATATTTATTCAGTAAAAGGTAGAGGCAGTTTTGTCACTCCTTCTGAAGAGGTTCAAGACTCAGAAAAGCTTAAAAAAGTAAAAAAGGATTTACGGAAGATGATTTCCGAAGCGTTGTATCTTGGGATGAGTGTGGATGAACTGATCTGCCTTATAAAAGAGATAGAACCTGCAGTGGGGGGAGGAATATCGAATGATAAAAATGAATGA